The proteins below come from a single Aegilops tauschii subsp. strangulata cultivar AL8/78 chromosome 6, Aet v6.0, whole genome shotgun sequence genomic window:
- the LOC109783455 gene encoding zinc finger protein HD1 — protein sequence MFMNCNFNSNLLENEAGRISFPWARPCDGCHAAPSTVYCCADAAYLCASCDTQVHSANRVASRHERVRVCETCESAPAVLACHADAAALCTACDAQVHSANPIAQRHQRVPVLPLPAVAIPAASGFAEAEASVTAHGDKEEGEEVDSWLLRRNSDDNNCANKIDRYYNLVGYNMYYDNITCDPRPEEQYRMQEQHVQNRYIEKEGCECVVPPQVVMASEQQESDYGTIGAGQAASVTAMTSTYTASISNDISFSSMEVGIVPDNSRPDISNSNILTSSEAMELSGHSLQMPVHFSSMDREARVLRYKEKKQTRKFQKTIRYATRKAYAEARPRIKGRFAKRSDIEHEEDHMLSPPALPDTSSYNTVPWF from the exons ATGTTCATGAATTGCAATTTCAACAGCAACCTTTTGGAGAACGAAGCTGGAAGGATAAGTTTTCCATGGGCCAGGCCATGCGATGGATGCCATGCAGCACCAAGCACAGTATACTGCTGTGCTGATGCTGCATATCTCTGTGCATCTTGTGACACACAGGTTCATTCTGCTAACCGTGTGGCATCACGCCATGAGCGTGTGCGTGTCTGCGAAACCTGTGAGAGTGCACCAGCAGTGctggcatgccatgcagatgcaGCAGCACTATGTACCGCCTGTGATGCACAGGTGCACTCTGCCAACCCAATTGCTCAGAGGCACCAACGAGTGCCTGTGCTGCCACTCCCAGCTGTTGCCATTCCAGCTGCCTCTGGCTTCGCGGAggcagaagcttctgtcactgCCCATGGCGATaaggaagagggagaggaagTGGACTCTTGGCTCCTCAGAAGAAATTCTGATGACAACAATTGTGCCAACAAGATAGATCGATACTACAACCTTGTCGGATACAATATGTATTACGACAACATCACTTGTGACCCAAGACCAGAAGAACAATACAGAATGCAAGAACAGCATGTGCAGAACAGGTACATCGAGAAGGAAGGGTGTGAGTGTGTAGTACCTCCACAAGTCGTCATGGCAAGTGAGCAGCAAGAGAGCGATTATGGAACTATAGGAGCAGGGCAGGCTGCCTCCGTTACCGCTATGACCAGTACCTACACAGCTTCCATCAGCAATGAC ATATCTTTCTCATCAATGGAGGTGGGTATAGTACCGGACAACTCCAGAccagatatctcaaacagcaacatcCTGACTAGCAGTGAAGCCATGGAGCTCTCAGGCCATTCACTTCAGATGCCAGTGCACTTCAGCTCCATGGACAGAGAGGCCAGGGTCCTCAGGTACAAGGAGAAGAAGCAGACGAGGAAGTTTCAGAAAACCATAAGGTATGCAACAAGGAAAGCATATGCAGAAGCACGACCACGGATCAAGGGTCGATTCGCTAAAAGATCAGATATAGAGCATGAGGAAGACCACATGCTGTCACCACCAGCCCTACCAGATACTAGTAGTTATAATACTGTTCCATGGTTCTGA